A genomic region of Caldicellulosiruptor acetigenus contains the following coding sequences:
- the thiC gene encoding phosphomethylpyrimidine synthase ThiC, whose protein sequence is MTQMSLAKQGIFTKEMELAIKNEEIDKEEFLQKVAEGKIVILANKNRKRDRYFAIGDGTYVKINVNLGVSEACPNFEYEIQKLELAKKFDVESVMDLSSGLDASNFRKFILQNYDFIVGTVPVYQVASRHDDITKVDGKEFIEEIERQAEEGVDFFTIHAGITRKALERFEKNERLLKIVSRGGALLYKWMMANGKENPLYEYFDEILKICKKHDVTISLGDSLRPGAVADATDALQIEELINLGELTKMAWKEDVQVMIEGPGHMRANEIAANMVIQKRLCHGAPFYVLGPLTTDIAAGYDHISGAMGALIAALNGADFLCYVTPAEHLRLPSLEDVKEGIVAFKIAAHSANIAKGFKKPLEKDIEMSVARRDLDWEKMISLSVDPEKAREYRSSFTSDTCSMCGRLCAVKNSRDEAIL, encoded by the coding sequence ATGACTCAAATGAGCTTAGCAAAACAGGGGATATTTACAAAAGAGATGGAGCTTGCTATTAAGAACGAGGAGATAGATAAAGAAGAGTTTTTGCAAAAGGTTGCAGAGGGCAAAATTGTAATTCTTGCAAATAAGAATAGAAAAAGAGACAGATATTTTGCCATTGGCGATGGAACATATGTCAAGATAAATGTTAACCTTGGTGTGTCAGAGGCATGTCCAAACTTTGAATATGAAATCCAGAAGCTTGAACTTGCCAAAAAATTTGATGTTGAGTCTGTGATGGATTTATCCAGCGGGCTTGATGCTTCAAACTTCAGAAAATTCATTCTTCAAAACTATGACTTTATAGTAGGAACAGTTCCAGTTTACCAGGTTGCATCAAGGCACGACGACATTACAAAGGTTGATGGCAAAGAGTTTATAGAAGAAATTGAAAGGCAGGCAGAAGAAGGAGTTGACTTTTTCACAATCCATGCAGGAATTACAAGAAAGGCTTTGGAGAGATTTGAAAAAAATGAGCGCCTGCTCAAGATTGTCTCAAGAGGCGGAGCACTTCTTTATAAATGGATGATGGCAAACGGCAAAGAAAATCCTCTGTATGAGTATTTTGATGAGATTTTAAAGATTTGCAAAAAACATGATGTTACAATCAGCCTTGGCGATAGCCTAAGACCAGGTGCGGTGGCTGATGCAACAGACGCGCTGCAGATAGAAGAACTTATAAACCTTGGCGAGCTTACAAAAATGGCCTGGAAAGAGGATGTGCAGGTGATGATAGAAGGGCCAGGGCACATGAGAGCAAATGAGATTGCAGCAAACATGGTAATTCAAAAGAGGCTTTGCCACGGTGCACCGTTTTATGTTTTGGGACCTCTTACAACAGACATTGCAGCAGGGTACGACCATATATCAGGTGCGATGGGTGCGCTCATTGCAGCTTTGAATGGAGCAGATTTTCTGTGCTATGTTACACCTGCTGAACATTTGAGACTTCCATCTTTAGAGGATGTCAAAGAAGGGATTGTTGCGTTTAAAATTGCAGCGCACAGTGCAAATATAGCGAAAGGGTTCAAAAAGCCGCTTGAAAAGGATATTGAGATGTCAGTTGCAAGAAGAGACCTTGACTGGGAAAAGATGATAAGCCTTTCGGTTGACCCTGAGAAGGCAAGAGAGTACAGAAGCAGTTTCACATCTGACACATGTTCAATGTGTGGAAGGCTCTGCGCTGTAAAAAATTCAAGGGATGAGGCTATTTTGTAA
- the thiE gene encoding thiamine phosphate synthase, giving the protein MSLTKEEKLKLFSTYTIYGMTAEKFSNGRSNIEVVKAMLDGGIKIIQYREKYKSLKEKYKECLEIRKLTEDYGALLIVNDHADLCQMVGADGVHLGQSDLPAVEVRKLLGDEFIIGVTTHTKEQVLKAKEDGADYVGLGPVFTSFTKDNPHPPIGLEMVKWAAENSPLPFVAIGGIKEHNLKEVLANGARCICAVTEIVGADNIRQKIESLFKILKSFERS; this is encoded by the coding sequence TTGAGTTTGACTAAAGAGGAAAAATTAAAGCTATTTTCAACGTATACCATCTATGGAATGACAGCCGAAAAGTTTTCAAACGGAAGGTCTAATATTGAAGTTGTAAAAGCCATGCTTGATGGCGGCATAAAAATCATTCAATACAGGGAAAAATACAAATCTTTAAAAGAAAAGTACAAAGAATGTCTTGAAATAAGAAAGCTCACAGAAGATTATGGGGCACTCTTAATTGTTAACGACCATGCAGACCTTTGCCAGATGGTAGGTGCAGACGGTGTTCATTTGGGGCAAAGCGACTTACCAGCAGTTGAGGTGAGAAAACTTTTGGGCGACGAATTTATAATCGGTGTTACTACACACACCAAAGAACAGGTTTTGAAAGCCAAGGAAGATGGTGCTGACTATGTTGGTTTGGGACCGGTCTTTACAAGTTTTACGAAAGACAATCCACATCCACCGATTGGGCTTGAAATGGTAAAATGGGCAGCTGAAAACTCCCCTTTACCTTTTGTTGCAATAGGTGGGATTAAAGAGCACAATTTAAAAGAGGTCTTGGCAAATGGTGCAAGATGTATCTGTGCTGTTACAGAGATAGTGGGTGCAGATAATATTCGACAAAAAATAGAAAGCCTTTTTAAGATTTTAAAAAGTTTTGAAAGGAGCTGA
- the thiF gene encoding sulfur carrier protein ThiS adenylyltransferase ThiF, translated as MSLFDLMLRNYFDEKMLEKLSKVKILIIGCGGLGSNIAVLLVRCGVKNLTIVDFDKVDISNLNRQNYFFYQTGEDKTSALKDILSKINPYVSVKAVNMKVDESNIDNLILEHDIIVEAVDNELTKVLIFRKAHEHGKKVVLASGIAGFGDCENIKIKRGKNFSIIGDFVTSIKEKKPLAPKVVAVAAMQADEVLRMVSELEFD; from the coding sequence ATGAGCTTATTTGACCTTATGCTAAGAAACTATTTTGATGAAAAAATGCTTGAAAAACTCTCAAAGGTCAAGATTCTTATCATTGGCTGCGGTGGTCTTGGATCTAATATTGCAGTGTTGCTGGTAAGATGCGGTGTCAAAAATCTCACAATAGTGGATTTTGACAAAGTGGACATTTCAAACCTCAATAGGCAAAACTATTTCTTTTATCAAACAGGGGAGGATAAAACCTCTGCGCTTAAAGACATTCTTTCAAAGATAAATCCTTATGTAAGTGTAAAGGCTGTGAACATGAAGGTTGATGAGTCGAACATAGATAACTTGATTTTGGAACATGACATCATTGTTGAAGCTGTTGACAATGAACTTACCAAGGTTTTGATTTTCAGAAAAGCACACGAGCATGGAAAAAAGGTTGTCTTAGCATCAGGAATTGCAGGGTTTGGCGACTGTGAAAACATCAAAATCAAGCGTGGCAAGAACTTTTCGATTATAGGTGACTTTGTAACATCAATAAAAGAGAAAAAACCTCTTGCTCCAAAAGTGGTTGCAGTTGCTGCAATGCAGGCTGATGAAGTTTTGAGGATGGTGAGCGAGCTTGAGTTTGACTAA